Proteins found in one Homo sapiens chromosome 19 genomic scaffold, GRCh38.p14 alternate locus group ALT_REF_LOCI_34 HSCHR19KIR_FH15_A_HAP_CTG3_1 genomic segment:
- the KIR2DL1 gene encoding killer cell immunoglobulin-like receptor 2DL1 precursor (The RefSeq protein has 3 substitutions compared to this genomic sequence), producing the protein MSLLVVSMACVGFFLLQGAWPHEGVHRKPSLLAHPGRLVKSEETVILQCWSDVMFEHFLLHREGMFNDTLRLIGEHHDGVSKANFSISRMTQDLAGTYRCYGSVTHSPYQVSAPSDPLDIVIIGLYEKPSLSAQLGPTVLAGENVTLSCSSRSSYDMYHLSREGEAHERRLPAGPKVNGTFQADFPLGPATHGGTYRCFGSFHDSPYEWSKSSDPLLVSVTGNPSNSWPSPTEPSSKTGNPRHLHILIGTSVVIILFILLFFLLHRWCSNKKNAAVMDQESAGNRTANSEDSDEQDPQEVTYTQLNHCVFTQRKITRPSQRPKTPPTDIIVYTELPNAESRSKVVSCP; encoded by the exons ATGTCGCTCTTGTTCGTCAGCATGGCGTGTGTTG GGTTCTTCTTGCTGCAGGGGGCCTGGCCACATGAGG GAGTCCACAGAAAACCTTCCCTCCTGGCCCACCCAGGTCCCCTGGTGAAATCAGAAGAGACAGTCATCCTGCAATGTTGGTCAGATGTCATGTTTGAACACTTCCTTCTGCACAGAGAGGGGATGTTTAACGACACTTTGCGCCTCATTGGAGAACACCATGATGGGGTCTCCAAGGCCAACTTCTCCATCAGTCGCATGACGCAAGACCTGGCAGGGACCTACAGATGCTACGGTTCTGTTACTCACTCCCCCTATCAGGTGTCAGCTCCCAGTGACCCTCTGGACATCGTGATCATAG GTCTATATGAGAAACCTTCTCTCTCAGCCCAGCCGGGCCCCACGGTTCTGGCAGGAGAGAATGTGACCTTGTCCTGCAGCTCCCGGAGCTCCTATGACATGTACCATCTATCCAGGGAAGGGGAGGCCCATGAACGTAGGCTCCCTGCAGGGCCCAAGGTCAACGGAACATTCCAGGCTGACTTTCCTCTGGGCCCTGCCACCCACGGAGGGACCTACAGATGCTTCGGCTCTTTCCATGACTCTCCATACGAGTGGTCAAAGTCAAGTGACCCACTGCTTGTTTCTGTCACAG GAAACCCTTCAAATAGTTGGCCTTCACCCACTGAACCAAGCTCCAAAACCG GTAACCCCCGACACCTGCACATTCTGATTGGGACCTCAGTGGTCATCatcctcttcatcctcctcttctttctccttcatcgCTGGTGCTCCAACAAAAAAA ATGCTGCGGTAATGGACCAAGAGTCTGCAGGAAACAGAACAGCGAATAGCGAG GACTCTGATGAACAAGACCCTCAGGAGGTGACATACACACAGTTGAATCACTGCGTTTTCACACAGAGAAAAATCACTCGCCCTTCTCAGAGGCCCAAGACACCCCCAACAGATATCATCGTGTACACGGAACTTCCAAATGCTGAGTCCAGATCCAAAGTTGTCTCCTGCCCATGA